The following are from one region of the Elgaria multicarinata webbii isolate HBS135686 ecotype San Diego chromosome 13, rElgMul1.1.pri, whole genome shotgun sequence genome:
- the LOC134407754 gene encoding interferon-inducible GTPase 5-like — MEIQEMDLREMGSVIQSHVVLEVSSKVQSLLDSLETTTLEIAVTGDSGVGKSTFINALLGLNDGDRHAAPTGVVETTVSPTPYQHPRLPSVRLWDLPGIGTPCFQAKTYLQQMEFERYDFFIIVASERFRQNHVMLAHAVHAMGKRFYFVRSKVDQDLRASQRRRPTRFQEVQVLREIEADCIRQLKQEGLDSPKVFLVSSFELHRFDFQRLQDTLAEELESHKRHALLLSFPSVTAVAVQKKKDALRKHIWKKALLACVVSALPGLPLQLNIPMLMNTLGSYRRSFGLDDDSLGALAITASKSHGVLKNQVCSTLGKDFSENAVQAILGQAALYGQVAARLVKNKVPLFDNMVAGAISFTAAYYLLHTALDSFAQDAQRVLERAYGLEDEDQGSLCYPPEPGFIYD, encoded by the coding sequence ATGGAGATCCAGGAGATGGACCTCAGAGAGATGGGCTCTGTGATCCAATCCCATGTGGTCTTGGAGGTATCCAGTAAGGTCCAGTCACTCCTGGATTCACTGGAAACCACCACGCTAGAGATTGCGGTGACAGGTGACTCAGGTGTTGGCAAGTCCACCTTCATCAATGCTCTGCTGGGGCTTAACGATGGCGACCGCCATGCTGCCCCTACTGGCGTAGTTGAGACCACAGTTTCACCCACGCCTTACCAGCATCCTCGCCTGCCCAGCGTCCGCCTTTGGGACTTGCCAGGCATTGGCACCCCGTGCTTCCAAGCCAAGACTTACCTGCAGCAGATGGAATTTGAGAGATATGACTTCTTCATCATTGTGGCATCGGAGCGGTTCCGGCAGAACCATGTTATGCTGGCCCATGCTGTGCATGCCATGGGAAAGCGCTTCTACTTTGTCCGTTCCAAGGTGGACCAGGACTTGCGGGCTTCACAGCGACGAAGGCCAACCCGTTTCCAGGAGGTTCAGGTGCTGCGGGAGATAGAGGCAGACTGCATCCGCCAACTAAAGCAAGAAGGCCTGGATTCTCCCAAGGTCTTCCTGGTCTCCAGCTTTGAATTGCACAGATTTGACTTCCAGCGCTTGCAAGACACTTTGGCTGAAGAGCTGGAGAGCCACAAGCGGCATGCTCTGctgctttctttcccctctgtCACCGCTGTGGCTGTGCAGAAGAAGAAAGATGCGTTGCGCAAGCACATCTGGAAGAAGGCCTTGCTGGCGTGCGTTGTCTCGGCCTTGCCCGGCCTTCCTCTCCAGCTCAACATCCCCATGCTCATGAACACCCTAGGCTCCTACCGCCGGAGTTTTGGCCTGGACGATGACTCTCTCGGGGCCTTGGCCATCACGGCCTCCAAGTCCCATGGTGTACTGAAAAACCAGGTGTGCTCAACATTAGGCAAGGATTTCTCGGAGAATGCTGTCCAGGCCATCCTGGGCCAAGCTGCCCTCTATGGGCAGGTGGCCGCCCGGCTGGTGAAGAACAAGGTGCCCCTTTTCGATAACATGGTAGCTGGGGCCATCTCTTTCACAGCCGCCTATTACCTGCTGCATACTGCCCTGGATAGCTTTGCACAAGATGCCCAGAGAGTCCTAGAAAGAGCCTACGGTTTGGAGGATGAGGACCAAGGCTCCCTCTGCTACCCTCCAGAACCTGGATTCATCTATGACTGA